A DNA window from Bacteroidota bacterium contains the following coding sequences:
- a CDS encoding ATP-binding cassette domain-containing protein, with translation MTLFSIKNLVCSYDRVHPVLYISDLEIPSGEICVLFGKSGSGKSTLLETLGLMTNTISSTPEPFHTVFANEKIQLNENEIMSLKFYGRHSTEEPEEITFIEMPLHHLLSNHKNGFKGKRNHSVITDIWKDHKKQHRLQQRLRDEYFAFIFQNTNLMPNFSAEENAAIPEMIDLKKVYCKKDKNICPFPDFNADCDLSTEMCAIVHARQTLARDLNISEDMHSRPVRQLSGGQQQRVAFARANNSHFSVLFGDEPTGNLDFSNSQELMKVIRNLIDNFNDNKTRSAIIVSHDINLTLQFANRIVFIETKRYDKDRFYGKIDSNMVYVSDSPPGNEKRGWRHLGYPEKILSFKEMKAKLIDFLHI, from the coding sequence ATGACACTATTCAGCATAAAAAACCTCGTTTGTTCATACGACCGCGTACACCCGGTTCTTTATATCAGCGACCTGGAGATACCATCGGGCGAGATTTGCGTACTTTTTGGGAAATCAGGCTCAGGCAAAAGCACCCTGCTCGAAACACTGGGGCTGATGACCAATACCATCTCATCCACACCCGAACCTTTTCATACAGTTTTTGCAAATGAAAAAATACAACTGAATGAAAATGAAATCATGTCGCTGAAATTCTATGGCCGTCATAGTACCGAAGAACCTGAGGAAATAACGTTTATCGAAATGCCGCTTCACCATCTTCTTTCAAACCATAAGAATGGATTCAAAGGTAAACGTAACCATTCGGTCATTACCGATATATGGAAAGATCACAAAAAACAGCATCGTTTACAGCAGCGTCTGCGCGATGAATACTTCGCCTTCATCTTCCAGAATACCAACCTGATGCCCAACTTCTCGGCCGAAGAGAATGCCGCCATACCCGAAATGATCGACCTGAAAAAGGTCTATTGCAAAAAGGATAAAAATATATGTCCCTTCCCTGATTTTAATGCCGACTGCGATCTCTCGACCGAGATGTGCGCCATTGTCCATGCCCGTCAAACACTCGCCAGAGACCTCAACATCAGCGAAGATATGCACTCCCGCCCTGTACGCCAACTGTCGGGCGGACAACAGCAACGCGTCGCCTTCGCACGCGCTAATAACTCCCACTTTAGCGTCCTCTTCGGCGACGAACCGACTGGAAACCTCGACTTCAGCAACTCCCAAGAGCTTATGAAGGTTATTCGAAATCTTATCGATAATTTCAACGACAATAAGACACGCAGCGCCATTATCGTATCGCACGATATAAATCTGACACTCCAATTCGCCAACCGAATAGTCTTTATCGAAACAAAACGGTACGACAAAGACCGGTTCTATGGTAAAATCGACTCGAATATGGTTTATGTTTCTGATTCCCCACCCGGTAACGAGAAACGTGGCTGGCGTCATTTGGGATATCCTGAAAAAATCCTCTCCTTTAAAGAAATGAAAGCTAAATTGATTGATTTCCTGCATATATGA